GAACTCTCCGCGCTCGAGAACGTCGCGCGACCCCTCAGGTTTGCCCCCCGCAGCGGCGCGTCCGACCGGGACCGCGCGGCCGCCATGTTGGAACGTGTGGGACTCGCAGACCGACGACACCACCGGCCCGCCCAGCTGTCGGGCGGTGAGCAGCAGCGGGTTGCCATTGCCCGCGCGCTGGTCAGGCAACCCAAGCTGCTGCTGGCAGACGAACCCACGGGGAACCTCCCGCAGAGCATGTGGACCGAGGTCCTCGACCTGTTCGGTCGGTTGAATGCGGATGGCGCGGCAGTGGTCGTCGTCACTCATGATCCGATGGTCGCTGCCCACGCCCGGCGGCACATCAGCCTCCGGGATGGTCAGCTGACATCAGATTCCTTCACCTGAGTGCCCGGTCCATTCTTCCAGGAGGTACTGGAGTCTGGTCTGGGCGTTCTCCTGGCTGCCGTACACGCTGCGGATGAGGTCGCCGCCGGGCGCGAAGGCGAGCCAGTGGGGGGTGCCTTCGGTGTGCCAGTGTCGGGCGAGGGTGCCGGTGAGGTCGAGGGCGACGGGGAATGGGAGTTTCGCGTAGTCCTGCGCGAATTTTTTCAGGGTGGGTTCGACGTCCTCTCTGGGGAGTTGGCGGTGTCCGTGGCTGGTGTGCACAGCGAGGAGGTGGACGGCGTCGCCGAATTCGGCGTGGAGGCGTTTGAGGAAGGGGATGCCGCGGGAGACGCAGCCGGGGCATTCGAGGTTGAAGGTCATGACGAGGCCGGGCCGCGTCCAGGTGGTGGGGGCGGGGAGGGGGTCGCCGTGGACGAAGTCGGTGGGGGCGGGCCATTCCATGCAGGCAGCGTACTGGACGGGCGGGGCGGGCCTATGCTGGGCGCATGAAGCGTTTCGTGATGATTGCAGCGGTCCTCGGTTCGGCCCTTGTGGGTGTGTCGCAGGCGGCGACGGTGGCCGAGGTGAAGAAGAAGGGCGTGCTGGTGCTGGGCACGGACCCGACGTTCGCGCCGTTCGAGTTCAAGGGCCCGGACGGAACGATTCAGGGCTTCGATATCGATATCGCGCGGGCGGTGGCGAAGGACCTGGGCGTGCGGCTGGAGGTGCGCGCGGTGGGCTTCGGGGCGTTGATGCCGCAGGCGGTCACGTCGGGCCGGGTGGACATGGCCATGAGTGGCATCACGATCACGCCGGAGCGGGCGAAGGTGGTGTCGTTCAGCCAGCCGTACTTCCGGTCGGCGCAGGTGTTCATCGTGCGGGCCGGGAATCCCGGGAAGTTCGCGTGGCCCGCGAGCGTGAAGGGGAAGGTGATCGGCGTGCAGGGGAACACGACGGGGCAGTTCGTGGCGAACGACACGCTGAAGCCCAGGGGCGCGACGCTGAAGGTGTATGACGATTTCGCGGCGGGACTGGCGGACGTGCGCGCCGGGCGGATCGCTGCGCTGGTGGGGGACGCGCCGACGGTGGATGACCTGAAGAAGCGCCTGCCGGGGCAGTTCGACCGGGCCGGGAAGGACCTGGCGGCCGAGGATTACGGCATGGTGTTCAGGAAGGGCAGTGATCTCGCGGCGGCGGCGAACAGGACGCTGGCGCGCCTGAAGGCCAGCGGGGAGTACCAGAAACTGCTGAACAGGTGGATCGTGCAGAAGTAACGCCGGGTGTGGCGGGGCGCGGGCGACGGTGTCGTCCTGCGCCCTTCTTCTTTGGTGGGGGCGCGTCCCCGGGGCGGTTGTGTCCTATGGTGGGGCGGTGAAGGGGTCCGCGTGACGGTATTCAGTGGTGTCGTGCCCGGCGGGGCGCGCCCGTGACAGAGGTTCTGGAGGGCTTCCGGACGGTGCTGTCCGGGGAGTACCCGCGTCTGCTGCTGTCGGGTCTGGGCCTGACCCTGGCGGTCAGCGTGTGTGCGCTGCTGGTGTCGGTACTGGTGGGCACGGCGCTGGGCGCGGCGCGGGTGCTGCGCGTGCCGGTACTGGGGCGGCTGGGGGACGCGTACGTGACGGTGGTGCGGGGCATTCCGCTGATCGTGCTGCTGTCGGTGGTGTACTACGGTCTGCCGACACTGGGCGTGACCCTGCCGGATTTCCCGGCGGCGGTGCTGGCGCTGGGGTTGTACTCGGCGGCGTACACGAGTGAGATCGTGCGGGGCGGGATCAGCAGTGTCCCGGCGGGGCAGGCGGAGGCGGCGCGCAGTCTGGGCCTCAGTCGGGGGCAGGCGCTGCGGTTCGTGGTGCTGCCGCAGGCGTGGCGGGTGGCGTTGCCTGCGCTGGGGAACGAGTTCATCAGCCTGATTCTGGGCAGCAGTCTGGCGAGCGCGGTGACGTTGCAGGAGCTGTTCAGTCAGGGGCGGTACATCACGAACGCGACATACCGGCAGTTCGAGGTGTACGCGGTGCTGGCGCTGGTGTACTTCCTGCTGACGTTCGTGCTGTCGCGGGTGGTGCGCGGGCTGGAGGCGCGCCTGAGTCGGGGCGTGACGTTGCCGGAACGGCGCGTGATCTGAGCGCGGGCTGAGCGAAGAGAGGCGGCGTGGGCCGCCTTTTTTCTTATGTCCGTAGCGGTTGTGGCCTGCTGTGGGGCCGGGGTGGTGTCGGTGATCTGGCGTGCCGGTATTGGGTGAGGTGGCGCATCGCCCACTACGCCCATTCTGCTATTTGCGAAATAAATGACATTGTTCTATAATTTACATAGTCGCCAGGACGCCCCTGACTGATCCTGAAACCCCGATTCAATCCTCGCTCCACCCGAACCCTTCACCCCAGCCACGTCTGAGGTGAACGGCGTTCCACGCCCACTGGCGGCCCGAAACGGGTGACATCCCGCTTCGCTGGCCGCGCCACCTCCCCCACCCACAGTCGGCCCAGACCATCCGGCACCCCACGGACACCAGACAGGCCGCGACTGGAGACTAATTATGTTTTCAGCGTATTTTTTAATCTGGATCTTCCGCCTGTTCACCAGTACCACTCATTCGTGGAACACACATCTGATGGCGCAGGAAGAAGATCGGCCCCGCGTCTAGTTGAAGACCGTTAAGCTCTCGCTGTGGCCGTCCCACTTATCCCGCTCCGTCAACTGCTCCTCCGTGACGACGCAGAGGGAACGCTAAATCACCTGATCCGGACAGCCCAACATGCAGGCAGCGTGGCGGACGTTCTTCCGGTCATTTCAGCCCTGCCGGAGGTGCCGCAGGACTGGTTGCACAGTGAGCAGGGCGGCCTCGCCCTGGCCTGGCTCTACTTCCGGGGGATGCAGCATCGCCAGCTCGACGACCTACTGGACATCCGACCTGCCGAGCAGCTTCTCCCCTTCCGGGCGCATCTTCACCTGATTCACCGGCGCAGCGAACTGGCGCTGAGCCTCGCGCGCTTCAGCGTCCTGCAGGCACCCGACGTGCCCACCCGTGCTCTGACCATCACGCAACTAGCGGGGGCAGCGGCCATGCTTCACCTCCCAGCGTGGAAGGAACTGTACCGATTCCAGATTGCTCAGGCCCCTCCCCTATACCGGGGGATAGCCCGCATTCAGTTCGCCTTCGACCTGCAACAGCACTTGGAACTGGGCGAGGCGACCACCGAACTCACGCGGGCACTGGGTGACCTGCGACATGACCCGACGACTTCCACCTACGTCTACCGGACGCTCGTGGCCATTGCGCTCGACACCAATCAACCGGGCGCAGCCCTGAATGCCCTGCGAAAGGCGGAATCCGTAGCTCAGGGCGGCCTGCTCGCCTCAGAACTGTTCCTGTCAAGGGCACTGCTGACCCTGAACCTGACTCAGTATCCCATCACGCTCGAGACGGCCACTGCAGCCCGTGAACACATCTCTGCTCCCGATCGGTTGGCCTCAATCCTGGCCGTCGGCTCAAGGACATTGGCAATCATGGGGCAGAGGTTCGAGGCTGTCCTGATGGCGCAGGAGGCGGCCGCGCTGCACCGGGTGCTGGACTCGGGTCGGCACGCGATCCTCAACCACCTGGCGCTGGCGTACCTGCACGCGGGGGATCTGCCGCGTGGGCAGGAGGCTCTGAGCCGCGCGGACAGTCACTCGCAGAATGCAGGCACGCTCTCGTGGTTGGCCCGCGCGGAGTGTGCCCGGCAGTCAGGGGGTGACCCGCTGCCGCCGGGTGACGGCATTCGCGCGCAGCTGGCGACGCTGCGGTGGTCGTGGGTGCGCGCGTACCTGCCCGCGCTGCTGGAGCAGTACGGCGTGGTGACGTTCGCGCCGCCGGAGTGGACGGTAAGGGTCAGTCTGGCCGGGCCGGTGCGGGTGTGGATGTCTGGCGACGAGTTGCCGCTGCGCTCCACGCGGCCTGATGCGGGCCTGCTGGCGCTGCTGGTGACAGCGGGCGGGCAGGTGTCGCGCGAGCGGGCCCTGGACGCGCTGGACCTGCCGGGGAAGACGCCGACCGCGCGGCGCAAGGCGCTGAGTGCGGCGGTCGCCGCGCTGCGGGAGTTGCTGGGCTGGCCGGGGGCGCTGACGGTGGACGGTGGCGTGCTGCGCCTGTCGGACGCGCCCCGCTGGGAGGAACCGGCGCTGCCGGGGCGGGGGCGGGAGGATTTCTTCTGCGAGGGCCGCTTCGATCCGTGGGTGCTGGAGTGGCGGGAGGAACGGGCGTTGGCAGCAGTGCCCGACTAACCGCTTATTGATCGATCTTTCTCAGAAACATGGACGTTTCGCGGACACCCGCTCTGCAGACTGGAGACATGACCCCCGACGAGCAGCCCGAGCGTGCCCAGAGCCCCGTCCAGCGCCTGTTCCTCCTGGCCCGCCTGCTGCGCGCCCGTCCGCACACCGTTGCGGAACTCGCGGCGGCCACCGGGCAGACCCTGACGGTCACGGCGCGCGACCTGCACGAACTGCAGAGCTTGGAACCCGAGTTGCGCGTCCTTCCCGGCCCGCCCCAGGGGTACGTGATCGGCACGCCGGACCTCGACGACGCGGCGCGACTGACGCTGCTGCGCGGCCTGGACGCCCTCGCGGCGCGCGGCAGCGAACCGGCCGCCAGCCTCGCCCCGCTGCGCGCCGCGCTGACCGCGCCGCTGCCCGCGCACGTCCGCGCGGCCCTGCCCACCACGGTCACGGCTCGCCCCGCCGCCTCCGACCTCGCCCTGAACGCTGTCACGCAGGCGTGGCTGGCCTGCCGCCCCATCCGCTTCCAGGAATGGCAGCCCGGGAATCGGCGTGCCGCGCGGCTGCACCCCCTGCGGATCGAGACGCACCCGGTCAGCGGTGACCTGCTCGTCGTGGGGCGCGACCCCGACCACGCGGGCGAGGTCCGCACGTACCGCCTGGGCCGGATGCTGCACGTCACGCCCGAGGCGGGCACCTTCACGCCCGACCTCCTCGACCCGGCGCAGACGCCCGCGCTGCCGTGCACGCCGCTCCCGGTGGAAGCAGAGCGCAGCGTGCCGGTCACCCTCCGCTTCACGGGCGAGGCGACCTTCCGCGTGCTCGAAGGCGGGCACGCCTGCCTGGGCGAACCGAGCATCAACCCGGACGGCAGCGTGGACGCGCCCCTGCTGGTCCCGCACGACGCCGGGGGCGTGCCCCGCAGCGTGCTTCCGTGGCTGCTGTCCTGGGGGCCGCAGGTGCAGGTGCTCGGCCCGGACGCGGTGCGCGCCGAGTGGCAACGCCTGACGCGCGAGGCGGCCGAGGTGGCCACGCAGACCCCCACGCTGTTCGTGCAGCACGGCGCGGCGTGAAGGGCAGGAGAGTCGGCCCCTCCCCTGCTGTCCGCTACTCGCCCTGCGCGTCGGCCCAGGCGGTCACGGCGGCACTCTGGTACGCGGCCAGTCCGGCCCGTGCCCGGTCGATGTTGCGGGTGAAGCGCTCGTCCGCCACCCACATCTGCGCTAGGCCGCGCATCATC
The Deinococcus sedimenti DNA segment above includes these coding regions:
- a CDS encoding ABC transporter substrate-binding protein, which encodes MKRFVMIAAVLGSALVGVSQAATVAEVKKKGVLVLGTDPTFAPFEFKGPDGTIQGFDIDIARAVAKDLGVRLEVRAVGFGALMPQAVTSGRVDMAMSGITITPERAKVVSFSQPYFRSAQVFIVRAGNPGKFAWPASVKGKVIGVQGNTTGQFVANDTLKPRGATLKVYDDFAAGLADVRAGRIAALVGDAPTVDDLKKRLPGQFDRAGKDLAAEDYGMVFRKGSDLAAAANRTLARLKASGEYQKLLNRWIVQK
- a CDS encoding ABC transporter ATP-binding protein, giving the protein MTYADHTTTASDAPLVSLSSIGLTYGQLPILQNINLDIRASDFMSITGPSGSGKSTLLGILGLLERPTSGRHWMAGQDVWSLRDDAQSQLRGSALGFVFQQFHLLPELSALENVARPLRFAPRSGASDRDRAAAMLERVGLADRRHHRPAQLSGGEQQRVAIARALVRQPKLLLADEPTGNLPQSMWTEVLDLFGRLNADGAAVVVVTHDPMVAAHARRHISLRDGQLTSDSFT
- a CDS encoding amino acid ABC transporter permease — its product is MTEVLEGFRTVLSGEYPRLLLSGLGLTLAVSVCALLVSVLVGTALGAARVLRVPVLGRLGDAYVTVVRGIPLIVLLSVVYYGLPTLGVTLPDFPAAVLALGLYSAAYTSEIVRGGISSVPAGQAEAARSLGLSRGQALRFVVLPQAWRVALPALGNEFISLILGSSLASAVTLQELFSQGRYITNATYRQFEVYAVLALVYFLLTFVLSRVVRGLEARLSRGVTLPERRVI
- a CDS encoding TlpA family protein disulfide reductase, with amino-acid sequence MEWPAPTDFVHGDPLPAPTTWTRPGLVMTFNLECPGCVSRGIPFLKRLHAEFGDAVHLLAVHTSHGHRQLPREDVEPTLKKFAQDYAKLPFPVALDLTGTLARHWHTEGTPHWLAFAPGGDLIRSVYGSQENAQTRLQYLLEEWTGHSGEGI
- a CDS encoding helix-turn-helix transcriptional regulator translates to MTPDEQPERAQSPVQRLFLLARLLRARPHTVAELAAATGQTLTVTARDLHELQSLEPELRVLPGPPQGYVIGTPDLDDAARLTLLRGLDALAARGSEPAASLAPLRAALTAPLPAHVRAALPTTVTARPAASDLALNAVTQAWLACRPIRFQEWQPGNRRAARLHPLRIETHPVSGDLLVVGRDPDHAGEVRTYRLGRMLHVTPEAGTFTPDLLDPAQTPALPCTPLPVEAERSVPVTLRFTGEATFRVLEGGHACLGEPSINPDGSVDAPLLVPHDAGGVPRSVLPWLLSWGPQVQVLGPDAVRAEWQRLTREAAEVATQTPTLFVQHGAA